A region from the Chionomys nivalis chromosome 22, mChiNiv1.1, whole genome shotgun sequence genome encodes:
- the Sohlh1 gene encoding spermatogenesis- and oogenesis-specific basic helix-loop-helix-containing protein 1, which produces MASRGHEWTAEAYGVSGLTGCSKTPQPETRDNLQTPSQGSGPRAVPGTAANCGSCLRRNVVSERERRRRISLSCERLRGLLPHFDGRREDMASVLEMAVHFLQLAHSMAPGWEQLSVAQPSQEVWHMWQGDVLQVTLADQMEDSKPEPGIAKASGVAGAQDPPCCGMLGMDQKPDTERMSGLLERSSSPDEPSSLSPEPSSLSPGLSPWLPHSWQLASPQTSDIISGGLHPVGSLARDTESPGILAEEANVVLTSVPDARYATGAGSDVMDGTPFLLATNPDWWLGSVEGRGGPTLSMSSPTDRAEASFVGDPEPSSQELQAGPLELWGLDFGSPGLALKDEADSIFPDFFPC; this is translated from the exons ATGGCGTCCAGAGGCCATGAGTGGACCGCTGAGGCTTATGGAGTCTCAGGCTTAACCGGATGCAG TAAGACTCCTCAGCCTGAGACTCGGGACAACTTACAGACTCCCTCACAGGGCTCAGGCCCCCGCGCAGTTCCTGGGACTGCTGCAAATTGTGGCTCCTGCCTTCGGAGAAATGTGGTCAGCGAGAGAGAACGCAG GAGGCGGATCTCCTTGAGCTGTGAACGCCTGCGGGGTCTGCTGCCTCACTTTGATGGCCGGCGGGAGGACATGGCATCCGTCCTGGAGATGGCTGTGCACTTCCTCCAGCTTGCCCACAGTATGGCTCCTGGCTGggagcagctctct GTTGCTCAGCCTTCCCAGGAGGTGTGGCACATGTGGCAGGGGGATGTTCTGCAGGTAACCCTGGCGGATCAGATGGAAGACAGCAAGCCGGAGCCCGGGATTGCGAAAGCATCTGGTGTGGCTGG GGCTCAGGACCCCCCGTGCTGTGGGATGCTGGGTATGGACCAGAAACCTGACACGGAGAGAATGTCAGGACTGCTGGAGAGGTCCTCCTCCCCTGATG AGCCTTCCAGCTTGAGCCCAGAGCCTTCCAGCTTGAGTCCTGGGCTCTCACCCTGGCTTCCTCACTCATGGCAATTAGCCAGCCCCCAGACAAGTGACATCATTTCTGGTGGGCTGCACCCCGTGGGATCCCTGGCCAGGGACACTGAATCTCCAGGCATACTGGCTGAGGAGGCCAACGTGGTCCTGACATCTGTGCCTGATGCCag ATACGCCACAGGAGCAGGGTCTGACGTGATGGATGGAACACCCTTTCTGCTGGCCACCAACCCTGATTGGTGGTTGG GGTcggtggagggcagaggaggccCAACCCTGAGCATGAGCAGCCCTACGGACAGAGCAGAGGCAAGCTTCGTGGGGGATCCTGAGCCCAGCTCCCAGGAGCTCCAAGCTGGCCCGCTAGAGCTGTGGGGCTTGGATTTTGGCAGCCCTGGCCTGGCCCTGAAGGATGAAGCAGACAGCATCTTCCCTGACTTTTTCCCCTGCTAG